From a single Acidobacteriota bacterium genomic region:
- a CDS encoding D-aminoacylase, protein MRSALFFKRLACSFLILSLVSVAAFARQSATHFRDVTVVDGTGSPRYVADVTILSGRIVRIGKPGTKKPRVGDRVIEGRGLVLAPGFIDIHNHSESGLLREGTAANQVSQGITTLIVGPDGGSPDVIGDYLNGLRGKVAVNVGAFIGHGTLRTLVMKEDLRRPATAEEIAQMSVLLEKAMKDGAFGLSSGLEYDAGFSATTEELIQLARVAEKHGGIYMTHMRDEEEGVLDAIREAIRIGREAKIAVQVSHIKMGNKSVWGKSAEAIALINEGRESGLDITADAYPYIAWASTITVLVPSRKHEDPAEVQKGIDALGGADKVLITSCRAFPAYEGKTLEQAAAFAKKTPVDTYIEIVKNGGAGVVGFGMNESDVKAFYQTPWVIVSSDGGIGGRHPRGTGTFPRVLGLFVRENKWLGLEEAIRKMSMFPAQRLGLRDRGRIRKGMRADLVLFDPETVVDRATFTEPQLFAEGIKGVFVNGVEVWDGTKITGQLPGEIVKRL, encoded by the coding sequence ATGAGATCTGCTCTTTTCTTCAAACGCCTCGCCTGCTCCTTCCTCATCTTGTCGCTGGTCTCCGTCGCCGCTTTCGCGAGGCAGAGTGCAACGCATTTCCGCGATGTCACAGTCGTTGATGGCACCGGCTCGCCGCGATACGTTGCAGATGTGACGATCCTCAGTGGCCGGATCGTGCGGATCGGCAAGCCCGGAACCAAAAAGCCGCGGGTAGGCGACCGTGTGATAGAAGGCCGGGGACTCGTGCTTGCTCCCGGTTTCATTGATATCCACAACCACAGCGAATCTGGCCTGTTGCGCGAGGGAACGGCGGCTAATCAGGTCTCGCAGGGAATTACGACTTTGATCGTCGGCCCGGACGGCGGATCGCCCGATGTGATCGGTGATTATTTGAATGGCCTGCGAGGAAAAGTCGCTGTCAACGTCGGGGCGTTTATCGGCCATGGCACGCTTCGGACGCTTGTGATGAAAGAGGACCTTCGCCGGCCGGCAACAGCGGAAGAGATCGCTCAGATGTCAGTATTGCTTGAGAAGGCGATGAAGGACGGGGCTTTCGGGCTTTCCTCGGGACTTGAATACGATGCGGGTTTTTCGGCGACGACCGAGGAACTGATCCAGCTTGCTCGGGTCGCGGAAAAACACGGCGGCATCTACATGACCCATATGCGTGATGAGGAGGAAGGCGTTTTGGACGCCATCCGCGAGGCGATCCGCATTGGCCGCGAAGCAAAGATCGCGGTTCAGGTCTCACACATAAAGATGGGTAATAAGAGCGTGTGGGGCAAATCCGCAGAGGCGATCGCTTTGATAAACGAGGGGCGCGAAAGTGGGCTCGATATCACCGCCGATGCGTATCCTTATATTGCCTGGGCCTCAACGATCACGGTGCTGGTTCCGAGCCGGAAGCACGAGGACCCGGCCGAGGTGCAAAAAGGAATCGACGCGCTCGGCGGCGCTGATAAAGTGCTCATCACCTCGTGCCGAGCGTTTCCCGCATATGAAGGGAAGACCCTGGAACAAGCTGCTGCTTTCGCAAAGAAAACACCGGTCGATACCTATATCGAGATCGTGAAGAACGGCGGAGCGGGCGTCGTCGGATTTGGAATGAATGAGAGCGACGTAAAAGCTTTCTACCAAACTCCGTGGGTAATAGTTTCGAGCGATGGAGGTATAGGCGGCCGTCATCCGCGCGGAACGGGTACGTTTCCCCGCGTTCTCGGACTATTCGTCCGGGAGAATAAATGGCTCGGGCTCGAAGAGGCGATAAGAAAGATGTCGATGTTCCCGGCACAACGGCTGGGCCTTCGCGACCGCGGACGCATTCGAAAGGGAATGAGAGCAGACCTTGTGTTGTTTGATCCGGAAACCGTCGTTGACCGAGCTACATTCACCGAGCCGCAGCTTTTTGCCGAGGGCATAAAAGGCGTCTTCGTTAATGGCGTCGAGGTGTGGGACGGGACAAAAATAACCGGCCAGCTGCCCGGAGAGATCGTTAAACGCCTCTGA
- a CDS encoding rhomboid family intramembrane serine protease gives MNHNEQQDDRETTDDNAEENEHLPADGGITSSPRAEPVTFGTPVYTSILIACFVGVSMAQFSAGLEESVRAAGFVKPIFVGGEYWRILTGAALHGGVLHLFLNSFAFFSFGRLFEGLSNRAHLSIVFLLAVVGGGVLSLIFKPAGAPAVGASGGILGVVSYLVVYTFARRQFVSPAFRKDMLVNVAFILAFGLILYNVIDNYGHVGGLVTGAVYGLIQIPRDPSIDPRTVSNRIESAGLAFLAAWIAISGFSVFLILTHSG, from the coding sequence ATGAACCATAACGAACAACAAGACGACCGCGAAACGACTGACGATAACGCGGAAGAGAATGAACATCTTCCGGCCGACGGTGGAATAACTTCCTCGCCTCGTGCCGAGCCTGTAACGTTCGGAACTCCGGTTTATACATCGATCCTGATAGCTTGTTTCGTTGGGGTCTCGATGGCTCAGTTTTCGGCGGGCCTTGAGGAATCGGTCCGTGCCGCAGGCTTTGTAAAACCGATCTTCGTTGGTGGCGAGTACTGGCGCATTCTGACCGGAGCGGCACTTCACGGAGGAGTGCTTCATCTTTTCCTCAACTCTTTCGCGTTCTTTAGTTTCGGGCGGCTCTTCGAGGGGCTTTCGAACAGGGCACATCTATCGATCGTATTTCTGTTAGCTGTGGTCGGCGGCGGGGTTCTAAGCCTGATCTTCAAACCCGCGGGAGCTCCAGCAGTTGGCGCATCGGGCGGCATTCTTGGCGTGGTCAGTTATCTGGTGGTTTACACTTTCGCCCGGCGGCAGTTTGTCAGCCCCGCCTTCCGCAAGGATATGCTTGTGAACGTTGCGTTCATTCTCGCGTTTGGGCTGATACTTTACAACGTGATCGACAACTACGGACACGTCGGCGGCCTAGTAACAGGGGCGGTGTATGGGCTGATCCAGATCCCGCGTGATCCTTCTATAGATCCGCGGACTGTCAGCAACCGGATCGAATCCGCCGGCCTTGCCTTTCTTGCTGCATGGATCGCCATTTCCGGGTTCAGCGTGTTTCTGATCCTTACACACAGCGGATAG
- a CDS encoding glutamate racemase, whose product MAVQKNAERSELPIGIFDSGVGGLTVYRALHDRLPNEHFVYLGDTARVPYGTKSLATVEKYALENAQFLADLGIKILVVACNTASALALPAIRARIGLDVVGVIGPGGRRAIEVADCDAPKIGVIATDATVRSGAYVEAVHRSCSEAVVFQTACPLFVPLAEEGWAEESETASIAERYLADMREFTPDALVLGCTHYPILHDVIQRTVGPDVTLVDSGKATAEEVANLLKSTGLASPRKISGERSLCDDLDHFFVTDAAERFASVAERFLGVKPAKLEAIEVPALT is encoded by the coding sequence ATGGCTGTTCAGAAAAATGCCGAGCGATCTGAACTTCCGATCGGGATATTTGATTCCGGTGTCGGCGGCCTCACCGTTTACCGTGCACTGCATGACCGTTTACCCAATGAGCATTTCGTTTATCTGGGTGATACGGCCCGGGTGCCTTACGGAACGAAGTCCCTCGCGACGGTAGAAAAGTACGCTCTTGAGAACGCCCAATTCTTAGCCGACCTCGGGATAAAGATCCTCGTCGTCGCTTGCAACACCGCATCCGCTCTGGCACTGCCTGCCATTCGGGCTCGGATCGGACTCGATGTTGTCGGGGTTATCGGCCCGGGCGGTCGGCGGGCGATCGAAGTTGCAGATTGCGACGCTCCAAAGATCGGGGTGATCGCGACCGATGCAACAGTAAGGAGCGGCGCCTATGTTGAAGCAGTGCATAGGTCGTGCAGTGAAGCTGTAGTTTTTCAGACAGCTTGTCCGCTTTTTGTCCCTCTGGCCGAAGAAGGTTGGGCTGAAGAAAGTGAGACGGCCTCGATCGCCGAACGCTACCTCGCCGATATGCGCGAATTCACCCCCGACGCCCTAGTTCTCGGGTGTACTCATTATCCGATCCTTCACGATGTGATTCAGCGAACGGTCGGACCGGATGTTACACTAGTCGATTCGGGCAAAGCGACAGCGGAAGAGGTTGCAAACCTGCTCAAAAGCACGGGACTCGCAAGCCCCAGGAAGATCTCAGGTGAACGCTCGTTGTGCGATGACCTCGATCATTTTTTTGTAACAGATGCGGCCGAACGTTTCGCCAGCGTCGCTGAACGATTTCTCGGAGTAAAGCCGGCAAAGCTTGAGGCAATTGAAGTTCCGGCACTCACTTAA
- a CDS encoding nucleotide exchange factor GrpE, producing MNEKEEIKDQEPLSESVLDADSESVDDFIRQLEEKEKDLHITLDGTVIEIEAGFDDGNPSVFFADQAPRPEPVKQVISEPIVAAPETEAIESSDDELAELAERVDDLEEFNAALKENVRRLEAERTEILENSLRRNRDFETYKTRNERDRSDHLRDQTVALVERLLPGLDNLRRALDSAEKLVHERSSEFAHFYEGIQMVNEQFIVALKEMGIESIPAKGDEFDPHLHEAVATVETEELANNIVCEELLRGFRLGDRIIRHSLVKVAVNGQMPDNDPKTAEEETIETENDSQ from the coding sequence ATGAATGAAAAAGAGGAAATAAAGGATCAAGAACCTTTGTCCGAGAGTGTGCTCGATGCGGATAGTGAATCGGTTGATGATTTCATCCGCCAACTCGAGGAAAAAGAAAAGGATCTGCACATAACGCTCGATGGAACCGTTATTGAGATCGAAGCAGGATTCGATGATGGCAATCCGTCTGTCTTCTTTGCCGATCAGGCCCCTAGGCCCGAGCCGGTCAAGCAGGTGATTTCCGAGCCCATCGTTGCAGCACCGGAGACTGAGGCGATCGAAAGCTCGGATGACGAACTCGCTGAACTCGCGGAACGGGTCGACGACCTCGAAGAGTTCAACGCCGCACTGAAAGAGAATGTCCGGCGACTGGAAGCCGAGCGTACAGAGATCCTTGAAAACTCGCTCCGAAGAAACAGGGATTTCGAGACCTATAAAACCCGCAACGAACGTGACCGCTCCGACCACCTTCGAGACCAGACAGTTGCGTTGGTTGAACGCCTTTTGCCCGGGCTCGATAACCTGAGACGAGCTCTCGACTCCGCCGAGAAACTCGTGCATGAACGAAGCTCTGAGTTTGCCCACTTCTATGAAGGGATCCAAATGGTAAATGAGCAATTTATTGTCGCTCTCAAAGAGATGGGCATTGAATCCATACCGGCGAAGGGCGATGAGTTCGATCCGCATCTGCATGAAGCGGTTGCCACCGTCGAAACAGAAGAGCTGGCGAACAACATTGTCTGCGAAGAATTACTTCGCGGCTTTCGCCTCGGCGACCGCATCATCCGCCACTCACTGGTCAAAGTCGCGGTGAATGGTCAGATGCCGGACAACGACCCGAAGACCGCTGAAGAAGAAACCATCGAGACGGAGAATGACTCCCAATAG
- the trmB gene encoding tRNA (guanosine(46)-N7)-methyltransferase TrmB → MPRVRVHQHVNPLSPFYRQAPEPLVYEELFAGASKPLLLDIGCARGRFLLRMAAAEPERNYLGVEIREPLVAEANRLAEEAGLSNLHYSFCNAMLWLERLLEGIPKRVLETVTIQFPDPWFKKKHAKRRMVNPEMVETIASHLKPGGRVFVQTDIEFLADEMFDLFRVNGKFDEEEASENPFPVKTEREKAVEDKQLPVYRRLFVRK, encoded by the coding sequence ATGCCCCGAGTTAGAGTTCATCAACACGTAAATCCACTCTCGCCGTTCTACCGGCAAGCTCCCGAACCGCTCGTTTACGAAGAGCTTTTCGCCGGTGCCTCAAAGCCGCTTCTTCTAGATATCGGCTGTGCTCGGGGCCGTTTCTTGCTCCGGATGGCGGCGGCCGAGCCGGAACGAAACTACCTTGGCGTGGAGATCCGCGAGCCATTAGTCGCCGAAGCGAATCGTCTCGCTGAAGAGGCCGGCCTTTCGAACCTGCATTATTCGTTTTGCAACGCGATGCTCTGGCTCGAGCGTCTTCTCGAGGGGATTCCGAAGCGCGTTCTCGAAACGGTGACCATTCAATTCCCCGATCCCTGGTTCAAGAAAAAGCACGCAAAGAGGCGAATGGTAAACCCTGAAATGGTTGAAACCATCGCATCGCATCTCAAGCCCGGAGGCCGTGTTTTTGTCCAAACGGACATCGAATTTCTCGCGGACGAGATGTTTGACCTTTTCCGTGTGAACGGGAAGTTTGATGAAGAAGAGGCGTCCGAGAATCCGTTTCCGGTCAAAACCGAACGCGAAAAAGCCGTCGAAGACAAGCAACTGCCCGTCTATCGGCGGCTTTTTGTTAGAAAGTAA
- a CDS encoding SprT-like domain-containing protein — MAEIPAIDEIVELYRDVIGHYDPERSGITVHVSFYPYIGINQTIRVRDGQIYVRIAEICWEMPIEIHKALAYVLVAKLFRRRVPKRARELYTNYISSPEMRERATASRRERGRKVITGTSGAIYDLEELFSDLNAKYFWGTLRKPTLTWSAKPTFRILGHFDSHHDTIVISRSLDSTDVPRLVIEYVMYHEMLHVFHPTVHHNGRRYNHTPEFRRDEERFENFEEADRWIEQNARKLKRKVTKGKSILRRIVR; from the coding sequence GTGGCTGAAATCCCCGCAATTGATGAAATAGTTGAGCTTTACCGCGATGTGATCGGGCATTATGACCCCGAGCGCAGCGGCATCACCGTTCATGTTTCATTCTATCCGTACATTGGAATAAACCAGACGATCCGGGTTCGCGATGGCCAGATCTATGTCCGCATCGCGGAGATCTGTTGGGAAATGCCGATCGAAATCCATAAGGCTCTGGCCTATGTTTTGGTCGCAAAACTTTTCCGGCGGCGGGTACCAAAGCGGGCTCGTGAGTTGTATACGAACTATATTTCTTCGCCTGAGATGCGGGAGCGGGCAACCGCCAGCCGCCGTGAACGGGGACGAAAGGTGATTACCGGAACCAGCGGAGCGATCTATGATCTGGAAGAGTTATTTTCGGACCTCAATGCAAAATACTTCTGGGGAACCCTGCGAAAACCAACACTCACATGGTCGGCAAAGCCCACGTTCCGGATCCTGGGCCACTTCGACTCGCACCACGACACTATAGTCATCAGCCGCTCGCTCGATTCGACCGACGTGCCTCGGCTCGTCATCGAATATGTGATGTACCATGAAATGCTTCACGTTTTTCACCCGACGGTCCACCATAACGGCCGGCGATACAACCACACACCTGAGTTCCGACGCGACGAGGAACGCTTTGAGAATTTTGAAGAGGCCGATCGATGGATCGAGCAGAACGCCCGAAAACTCAAACGAAAGGTTACAAAAGGGAAGTCTATTCTGCGGCGAATAGTGCGATGA
- the fabG gene encoding 3-oxoacyl-[acyl-carrier-protein] reductase, with the protein MNNKQFEGRSAIVTGGTRGIGRAIALELARRGCSVAFNYARSADEAEKLKAEIEAFGVRAYAAQCDVVNTEAAAEFVKATVAEFGTVDFLVNNAGITRDQLILRMKEDDWDAVIDTNLKGAWNFSKAVVRPMMKNENGGSIVNITSVSGVVGMLGQTNYSASKAGMIGLTKALAKEVASRKITVNALALGLVETEMASEMNAEYREKILSQIPLGRLGSVQETAEIVCFLLSPAAAYITGEVINANGGLAM; encoded by the coding sequence TTGAATAACAAACAGTTTGAGGGCCGGTCCGCCATAGTGACCGGTGGAACCCGCGGCATAGGAAGGGCGATAGCGCTCGAGCTTGCACGCCGAGGTTGCAGTGTTGCGTTCAATTACGCCCGGAGTGCGGATGAGGCCGAGAAGCTTAAGGCGGAGATCGAAGCTTTCGGCGTAAGGGCTTATGCTGCTCAGTGCGACGTTGTGAATACTGAAGCGGCGGCAGAATTCGTCAAGGCGACCGTTGCCGAGTTCGGCACGGTCGATTTCCTGGTCAATAACGCAGGCATTACTCGCGACCAGCTTATCCTTCGCATGAAAGAAGATGACTGGGATGCCGTCATCGATACGAACCTTAAGGGTGCCTGGAACTTCTCAAAGGCCGTTGTTCGGCCGATGATGAAGAATGAGAACGGCGGTTCGATTGTCAACATCACATCGGTCTCCGGTGTAGTTGGAATGCTCGGGCAGACGAATTACTCAGCCTCGAAAGCGGGGATGATCGGCCTGACGAAGGCTCTCGCTAAAGAGGTCGCGAGCCGAAAGATCACCGTCAATGCACTTGCTCTCGGCCTCGTCGAAACCGAGATGGCCAGTGAAATGAACGCCGAGTATCGCGAAAAGATCCTTTCACAGATACCGCTCGGCCGCCTCGGCAGCGTTCAAGAAACTGCCGAGATCGTTTGCTTTCTTTTGTCACCGGCCGCCGCCTACATTACGGGCGAAGTGATCAATGCCAATGGCGGCCTCGCGATGTGA
- the hrcA gene encoding heat-inducible transcription repressor HrcA: MAVRESNRETKSARPDPDKRGQAVLAAVIDEHFVTGEAVGSKRVAERFASSSRVSSATIRNVMSELEELGFLEQPHTSAGRVPTDYGYRFYVDNLLGILKVSDSDLKRIAEEFGSFDDTLIEAPDRLLERTSQLLSDLSNNVGIVVSPSLANDRLQHIEFISVAENRVLVVMVSPPNIVHNRLIKLNAPLTREELEKCSNFLNAEFAGKSLSGIRDEILRRMHEERALFDRLLQTAVILCSQSIQGEDDRSGEVYVEGTTNILSKRDFADLERLRDLLATIGEKSKLLQILNECVSKEDPGNGDVKIVIGSENSVTPLQDCSLISAPYRIGDSNAVGTLSVLGPTRIEYARMIAVVSYLAKVLERLLAKQSA; the protein is encoded by the coding sequence ATGGCGGTTCGTGAGTCAAATCGAGAGACAAAGTCCGCCCGCCCCGACCCGGACAAACGCGGGCAAGCAGTTCTTGCTGCCGTTATCGATGAGCACTTTGTAACCGGAGAAGCTGTCGGCTCAAAACGGGTCGCCGAACGGTTTGCGAGTTCATCTCGTGTCAGTTCGGCAACCATCCGAAACGTGATGAGCGAGCTTGAGGAGCTTGGTTTCCTCGAACAACCTCACACTTCTGCTGGCCGGGTACCGACCGATTACGGGTACCGCTTCTATGTTGACAACCTGCTTGGCATCCTTAAGGTCTCCGACTCGGACCTCAAACGGATTGCAGAAGAGTTCGGATCGTTCGATGATACTCTCATCGAGGCTCCGGATCGGCTACTTGAGCGGACGTCGCAGCTCCTATCTGATCTTTCAAATAACGTTGGGATAGTGGTCTCACCGAGCTTGGCGAACGACAGGCTCCAGCACATTGAATTCATCAGCGTTGCTGAGAACCGAGTGCTGGTAGTCATGGTCTCACCGCCAAATATCGTCCACAATCGGCTGATCAAGCTGAATGCCCCTTTGACGCGTGAGGAACTCGAGAAGTGTTCGAATTTTCTCAACGCCGAATTTGCGGGCAAGAGTCTTTCCGGGATCAGAGATGAGATCCTCAGGCGAATGCACGAAGAACGGGCCCTTTTTGACCGCCTTCTGCAAACGGCCGTGATACTTTGCTCGCAAAGTATCCAGGGAGAAGATGATCGTTCCGGTGAGGTCTATGTTGAGGGAACTACCAACATCCTTTCAAAACGTGACTTTGCCGACCTCGAGCGGCTTCGCGACCTGCTCGCGACCATCGGAGAAAAGTCCAAGCTTCTTCAGATCCTCAATGAATGCGTTTCGAAAGAGGATCCGGGAAACGGAGACGTCAAGATCGTTATCGGAAGTGAGAATTCGGTAACGCCCCTTCAAGATTGTTCGCTGATCTCAGCTCCTTATAGGATCGGCGACAGTAACGCGGTCGGAACCTTGAGCGTTCTCGGTCCGACACGTATCGAATATGCACGAATGATCGCAGTCGTGTCCTATCTTGCAAAGGTCCTTGAGCGGTTGCTTGCAAAGCAGTCAGCCTAA
- a CDS encoding SDR family oxidoreductase has protein sequence MSDSVFSKDILQGKVAFVTGGGTGITGGVARAMAEHGARIAITSRKEENLAAMKKLIEDGGGECFAVAADVRDFEAVQNAIAKTVEHFGGIDIVVNGAAGNFLCAAEQLSPNGFGTVVDIDTKGTFNVCRAAFEELKKSKGQILNISATLHYLATPMQIHVSAAKAGVDAITRNLSVEWGRHGIRVNGIAPGPIEDTEGMKRLLPEPLKEKITKKIPVGRFGRIKDIENAALFLTSDAANYVNGVTLVVDGGQWLLGTSLG, from the coding sequence ATGAGTGACAGCGTATTCTCAAAGGACATTTTACAGGGGAAAGTTGCGTTTGTAACAGGCGGCGGCACGGGAATCACCGGCGGAGTCGCAAGGGCGATGGCCGAACACGGGGCTCGTATCGCCATAACAAGCCGGAAGGAAGAGAACCTTGCGGCGATGAAAAAGCTGATCGAGGACGGCGGCGGCGAGTGTTTTGCGGTCGCGGCGGATGTTCGCGACTTTGAGGCCGTCCAAAATGCCATCGCGAAAACGGTCGAGCATTTCGGCGGCATCGATATCGTCGTAAATGGAGCGGCCGGGAATTTCCTTTGCGCCGCGGAGCAGCTCTCACCGAATGGCTTTGGAACGGTCGTGGATATCGACACGAAAGGAACGTTCAACGTCTGCCGTGCGGCATTCGAGGAGCTAAAAAAGTCGAAAGGGCAGATCCTGAATATCTCAGCCACGCTCCACTATCTCGCTACGCCGATGCAAATACATGTCTCGGCCGCAAAGGCCGGTGTAGATGCGATAACGCGCAATCTTTCGGTTGAATGGGGCCGCCACGGCATCCGTGTAAATGGGATCGCTCCCGGGCCGATCGAAGATACCGAAGGCATGAAGCGGCTGTTACCCGAGCCGCTCAAAGAAAAGATCACGAAAAAGATACCGGTCGGACGGTTTGGCCGGATCAAGGACATCGAGAACGCTGCTCTCTTTCTGACCTCGGACGCTGCAAACTACGTCAACGGCGTGACGCTGGTAGTCGACGGCGGGCAGTGGCTTCTCGGGACAAGCCTCGGTTAA
- the rph gene encoding ribonuclease PH: MTYQRPDSRALDQLRNTKITPNISPYAEGSALIEVGGTKVICTASVEDRVPMFLRNKGVGWVTAEYAMLPRATNTRTQRESQRPSGRTQEIQRLIGRSLRAVVDTKQLGERQIYLDCDVIQADGGTRCASITGAYVALALACRRLVKQGTIKTNPILSEVAAVSVGIIEATPILDLAYAEDSEADVDMNVVCTGTGKFIELQGTAEREPFSRDEMDEMLILAEKGVNQLFEIQRKVLAA; the protein is encoded by the coding sequence ATGACATATCAACGACCCGATTCAAGAGCTTTAGACCAACTGCGTAATACAAAGATCACGCCGAATATTTCGCCCTACGCCGAGGGCTCGGCATTGATCGAGGTCGGCGGAACAAAGGTCATTTGCACCGCCTCGGTGGAAGACAGGGTGCCGATGTTCCTAAGGAACAAAGGCGTCGGCTGGGTCACCGCAGAATATGCGATGCTCCCGCGGGCGACCAATACGAGAACACAGCGAGAGAGCCAGCGTCCGAGCGGCAGAACGCAGGAGATCCAGCGGCTGATCGGTCGGAGCCTTCGTGCCGTAGTCGATACTAAGCAGCTTGGCGAGCGACAGATCTACCTTGACTGCGATGTGATCCAGGCGGATGGCGGAACGCGGTGTGCTTCGATAACCGGGGCCTATGTTGCTCTTGCTCTGGCCTGCCGCCGGCTGGTCAAACAGGGGACGATAAAGACCAATCCGATCCTAAGCGAGGTCGCCGCCGTCAGTGTCGGCATCATCGAGGCGACGCCGATCCTTGATCTGGCATATGCCGAGGATTCGGAGGCAGACGTCGATATGAACGTTGTGTGCACCGGGACAGGTAAGTTCATCGAGCTTCAGGGTACGGCAGAACGGGAGCCGTTCTCACGCGATGAAATGGATGAAATGCTGATCCTAGCCGAGAAAGGCGTAAATCAGCTTTTCGAAATACAACGAAAAGTCTTGGCAGCATGA